Below is a genomic region from Isosphaeraceae bacterium EP7.
GCCATGACCCTGGCCACCGCCACCCTGGACGGCCACCCCTCGGCTCGTATCGTCCTGCTGCGGGGCCTCGACCGCCGCGGGCTCACCTTCTACACCAACTACGACAGCCGGAAGGGCCACGAACTCGCGGCCAACCCCCACGCCGCGATCGTCTTCTTCTGGCCCACCCAGGAGCGTCAAGTCCGCGTCGAGGGCCGGATCGATCGGGCTCCCGCCCCCGAGTCCGACGCCTACTTTCAGAGCCGGCCCCTCGCCTCGCGTCTGGGAGCCTGGGCCTCCGACCAGAGCCAGATCATTGCCGGACGGGATGCCCTCGAAGCCCGCTACGCCGATCTCGAAAAAGCTCACCCCGACGGAGACGTGCCCCGCCCCCCTCATTGGGGAGGCTACCTCCTCGCCCCCACCGCCATTGAATTCTGGCAAGGCCGCGCCAGTCGCCTCCACGACCGCCTGCGTTATGAGCTCGACGGAGAGGGACGCTGGAGCTTGCAACGCCTTTCCCCCTGAAGATGCTAATTTCGAATGAACTGCCGCCATGTTCCTCGGAGAGAACTTCCCCGGCTCGCCCCCTCGACTTCGTCGCCGATGACTTGGCCCCCCCCGCCCTGTACACTCGGGCCGTCATCCGGCATTTCGTGAGGGAGGCCGCTGCCATGCGTCGTCGACAGTTCCTGGAAGGTTGCGGACTGGGGCTGACGGGGCTGCTGGCCGCGGAGTCGGGGCTTGCTCCGGCGGCCATGGTCCTGGATGGGCTCGCGGGGGCCGAGATCGCCGCGGATCTCGTCATCGTCGGCGCGGGAGTGGGCGGGTGCGCGGCGGCCCTGGCGGCCCTGAAGGCGGGCAAGACGGTCGTGATGACCGACCCGACAGACTGGGTCGGCGGCCAGCTCACCCAGCAGGCGGTGCCCCCCGACGAGCATCCCTGGATCGAGCAGTTCGGCGGCAATGCCTCGTATTTCGCGTTCCGGCGGGGCGTGCGCGACTACTATCGCCGGCACTACCCCCTGACGGCTGAGGCCTCCGCTCGCCTGAACTTGAACCCGGGCAATGGGACGGTCTCCAAGCTCTGCCACGAGCCTCGAGTTGCGCTCGCGGTGCTGACGGAGATGCTCGCCCCCTATGCCTCGGGCGGCCGGCTGATTGTGCTCCTGGAGCACGAGCCGGTCGCGGCCGACGTCCAGGGCGATCGCGTCCGCGCCGTCACCGTGAAGCATTCGCCTACCGGCCGATCCCGCACCCTGGTCGCCCCCTATTTCCTCGACGCGTCGGAGCTGGGCGACCTGCTGCCGCTGGCCGGCGTCGAGTTCGTCACGGGCTTCGAGGCCAAGGGCGAGACCGGCGACCTGAGCGCCCCGGACGTCGCGCAGCCCGAGAATCAGCAGTCGTTCACGTGCTGCTTCGCCATGGACCACGTCCAGGGGGAGGACCACACGGTCGACAGGCCGGCCGAATACGCATTCTGGCGCGACTATGTGCCGAAGCTCACCCCCGCCTGGCCGGGCAAGCTGTTCGGCGACGCCTCCGACCCCAAGACGCTCAAGGGCCGCACGCTCATCTTCGACCCCACCGGCGAGGGCAAGGGGTTCTGGAACTACCGCCGGATTGCCGACGCCCGCAACTTCGCCCCCGGCACGTATCCCGGCGGCATGACGCTCGTGAACTGGCCCCAGAACGACTACTGGCTGGGCAACCTCATCGGCGTGACCCCGGACGAGGCCAAGGCGCACGTCGCCCGCGCCAAGCAGCTCAGCCTGTCCTTGCTCTATTGGCTCCAGACCGAGTTCCCCCGTCCCGACGGCGGCGCCGGCTACAAGGGGCTGCGGCTCAGGCCCGACGTGGTGGGGACCGCCGACGGCCTGGCAAAATATCCTTATATCCGCGAATCCAGGCGCATCCGGGCCGAGTTCACCGTGCTCGAGAAGCACGTCGGCACCGAGGCCCGGCGCGCCGCACTGGGTCGTGAGGACGTGACGGCCGAGGCGTTCGGCGACTCTGTGGGAATCGGCAGCTACCGGATCGATCTGCACCCCAGCACGGGCGGGAATAACTACATCGACGTCAGCTCGCTGCCGTTCCAGGTCCCGCTGGGCTCGCTCATCCCGCGCCGGGTGGAGAACGTCCTGGCCGCGTGCAAGAACCTGGGCGTGACCCACATCACCAACGGCTGCTATCGCCTGCACCCCGTCGAGTGGGCCATCGGCGAGGCCGCCGGCGCCCTGGCGGCCTTCTGCCTCGACCGCAAGCTTTCACCCCGCGCCGTCCGCAACACCCAGCCGCGGCTCCGCGAATTTCAGGCGAGCCTCACCGCGCGGGGCGTCGAACTGGACTGGCCCAAGCTCACTCCTCGCTGAGCTTCAGCGTTGGTTCGCTCAGTATCCCGCACCCGACCACTCGTAATAAGGCGGCTCCAGGGTCCCCCCGTCGTATCCCTCGGCGATCTGGCCGCGGATCATCGACAGCAGGGAATCGGCCAGGGCGTCGGTCAACGACGGCGAGGCGCCCAGGATCACCAACACGCCGCCCGGCTCAACCAGGCCACGCAGGACGACCTCGCCGGTCACTCGGTTCTCGACCAGGAAATCGGTCAGTTCATCTTCCATGCGAGCGACTCCCCGCGGCCGTCGGTACGGGCACGATACGCCGCGCGCCGGGGGCAATCTCGCCTCGACGGAACGAGGCCGAGCGGTCGGCGAGCGGTATCTGCTCGGACTGCGCGATCAGGTCCATCAGGCCTCGTTCCTGGAGCACCAGGCGGATGTTCGAGGCGCCCGCGAATACGCCCCGGGTCCGCCCCTCGTCGAATTCGGCCCGCCCCACGCAGACGCCGATGAGGAGGGCGTCCTGGTACAGGCCCCCTCCCGAACGGCCGTGCTCCGGGGCCTTGGTCGTGACCAGGAACGGGCGTTCTTCTTCTTTCTGCGTCATGTCCAGCCAGGCGACGCCTCGCATGGTCGTGGACCATCGGCTGAGATTCGTCGCCAGGTCGATTCCCACCGAGGTGACCTTCGAGCCCTGGGCGGGCTCCTCATCGCCGGCCGTCAGCCGGGCCACATAAGGCAAGGCCCTCATCCCTCGGATGCGTACCACCGCGACGTCTCCGTGGCGGTCGTCCCCCACCCGATCCCCCTTGACGGCCATCGGCCGGGCACCCGCCGCGGCGGGCTCCGCCTCGCGGCCGAGGTTGTACCGATGCAGTTCGACGACGATCGGCTCGCGGCCGTTGACGACGTGCGAGGCGGTCAGCACCAGGGTCTCGCCCGCGACAGACGCGATGATCGTGCCGCTGCCCACGGTCCTGCCCTGCCGGATGAGGACCGTCGGCCGGATCGTCAGGTCATCTTCGGCGTTCGCCTTCGGGCTCGCGACGCCGCTTCCTGGAAGCTCGGCCGCGTGCGCGCCGGGCCCAGCCGCCAGCAATGCGAGCGCGAAGCCAATCGCGACGACGGATCGCTGTTGCATGCCGCCCCTCAGGAATCGACCGAGTCAACGCTTACACACTCGATCGAGCGATTGTCGGCGAGTCACCCCGCTCCGGCAAGGGTCACGCCCTGGATGTTGGCGACCGGGCAGCAGAGGCAGTTGGCCCTTTCGCCCGCCCCGAATCGCCGGCTTCGAACGGAGATGGCCCCCGCAGGTCGATTGCGGGGACCTTAAATCAGCGCGCTCGGCGGTTGCCGTGGCCCTCCGATCAGCCGAAGACTCGAGGGATGTTGATGCTGTAGAACTCGGCCTCGAGTTGCTCCAGCAGCAGGGCGAAGTTCAGGATGTTGATGTCGTTGGCAGCCGAGCTGACGTCATCGTAGCCTGGGGCCGGGCCGCCATTGAGGCTGGCGACGTACGGGCTGACGGCGTTGACGACCTGGCTGACCAGCAGGCCATTGGCGAACGAGTTGCCGTTCGGCAAGACCGGCGTATTCACCAGCGTGTTGAGGTAGCCCGCGTGGTAGGCTTCCGCCAGCGCGATCTGGTTGGCGATGAAGCGAGTCTGGGCGTCGAAGATGAAGAAATTGGCCCGCAGATAGGCCCCAACGCCGATGTTCTCGAACGCCTGGGACAGGCCGGCGAATTGCGCGGCGCTGCCGGCCACCAGGTTCTGGAACGTCGGCTTGGGCCGGGCATTCGCGCCCAGCAGCGAGGTCAGCACGGAGACGTGATTCGCCTCGTCGTTGCCGATCTCACGGAAGTTGCGGGAATTCCAGCCCGAGTACAGCGACGGAAGGGTGCCGAGGCTGCCCGCCTTCGCCACGCCACTCATCGCCAGGGCCGCCGGGATCGCCAGCGTCGAGCGCATCAGGAAGGACCGACGGCCACGGCCTGCGGCCGGCTCATCGACGACTTCGGACGTGGAGGACACTTCGCGGTCGAGTTCGTTCAGCATGCTTGAATCTCTCTTGTTAGCTCGGTCGAGGTGTGGAGAGTCAACCCGGGCTGCCCATGAAGGCACCCAGGCCGGCGGTCATGTCCCGCCACGGGCAATCAAGAACGAGGGCAATGCGTGGAGATTTCGCGTGGATCCAACATCAGTCGAGCTTTCCCGCGACGATTCGTCGATCCGGGGAGTCGGCGCCGAGGATCCCACTCGCGCGCAGACAGATCGCCATGTATCTGATGTCGAAATCTCTGGAATCGGCCGAGATGTCCAGCAATTGCTGCGCCGGGTGAGGGGATGCTCGGATTGAGAAACGCCCGCGGCTTCGAGAGGCGTGTCGTTCCGCGACGTTTCAAGGGCATCGCACGTCGCACGAGCGCGGTGATGTTCCGAATCGGGTCGGGCGGGGAAACCACCCCGTTGCACCGCTTCCCGCTCTTGCGCATTACGAAGCGCAGAAAACAATCACCTCTCGATTCGGCTTGCGTGTCCCCGAAGGTGATCGGGGTTCTGCCCCTCACCGGCTGGCACCGACCCGCTTCATGGCCGAGACGCCGGCCGGGTGGGATCGTCCCTCACTCCCTCGACTCGGCCCTGGCTCCTCGGCATCGATCCAGGATCATTTGAGGAGGATGGACGTCTCGGGCGGCGGCTTCGAGCCCGAGGTTGGGCCGTCGACGGGCGGGGATGGGGCGAACGGGACGAGATCGCGGCCGTCGGCGCGGCGTCGGTCCTGTAATTCGCGGTAGAAGCGGACCTCGCGGCGGTTCGATCGCAGCGCCTCCAACGCCTCACGGACCATATTCAGGCAGGCGACCAGCATCAGGGTCACGCCGACGAGCGCCGTCAGGGTGGGCAGGGCCACCAGCCTGTGGTTGCCGGCCAGCACGTCGAGCGCCAGGGAGAGGCTCGTCAGAATGAACGCGCCGAAGGCCAGGTACAGCATCGTCAGGGCGTAGCGGATCCGGTCGCTGCGCCAGATGAGCCGGCCAAGCTGATCATTGATGTGCGTCAGCCGGGTCGCGAGATAATCCAGCTTGGTGTCGCCCCGGCCGATCGAGTCGCCCAGGTCGTTCAGCACGCGGATCCGGTCGACGATCCTCGACATCCGGTTGGACGTCGAGATGATCAGCGACCCGTTGGCCGTCAGGAAGATCGCCGGAGTGATCATGGCCGACAGGGTTGCATACGTCGACGACGAGGAGGCGGAGAGGGGCATCAAACTCGGCGGGCCGTCGAACATCGGGGTCGGAGTCCTCTTTGCGCCTACGCCCGCCCGCTTCGTCCACGCCATTCCACGCCGGGCCGGCGATCGCGCTTCGAGTCTGTCGCCCCAGGTCCCCCGCGTCCAGCCCTCCCGGGCCACTTGCCGGCCAGATTGAGCGTTGGACCCCGGGACGACGGACGGCAGGTGCATCGCCGCGCCAATTTGTTTAGGATCTGTTGAACACGATCGGTCGATTGAGGAAGGTCGCTCTCAGCCCGAGAACCGCGACGCCGGCCCGGAGCATCGATCCCATGCCGCCAGAGGTTTCCCGAGCCGATCGGGGTCGTTCCGCCCGGCCGTTCCTCCAGATCGGCGCCTTCGCGGCGGTCCTCCTCGCCCGCGTGGCCGCCGCAGCCGAGGACGAGGCGTCGCGGCGTTCGTTCTTCGAGTCCAAGATCCGGCCCGTGTTGGCCATCCACTGCTATGACTGCCACGGCGCGTCCAAACAGGCGGGAGGTCTGCGGGTCGACTGGAAGGGTGGCCTGATCGAGGGGGGCGATTCCGGCCCGTCCGTCGAGCCGGGGGACGCCGACGGGAGCCTGCTCGTCCGGGTCATGGAGCATGCTGAGCCCGGCCTCGAGATGCCCCAGAAGGCCCCGAAATTGCCCGAGTCCGCCCTCAAAGACCTCCGTGATTGGGTCATGTCCGGGGCATACGACCCCCGCGACGTCGCGCCCTCTCCCGAGGATTCAGGCCGCCAGGAGTGGGAAGCCAAGCTCGGGGAACGCCGGTCCTGGTGGAGCCTCCAGCCCATCGCCCGACCGGCCGTCCCTTCGACCCGCGACGCCCGCTGGCCGGAGGGGCCCGTCGACCGCTTCGTCCTGGCGAAGCTCGAACGAGCGGGCCTCGCCCCGTCGGCCCCGGCCGATCGGGCGCCCCTGGCTCGCCGGCTCGCCTTCGTGCTGACGGGCCTTCCTCCAGGCGAGGACATGATCAGGTCATTCGTCGGAGACAGCTCGCCCGAAGCCTATGAGCGGCTGGTCGACCGACTCCTCGACTCGCCCCACTTCGGCGAGCATTGGGCTAGGCACTGGATGGACGTGGTGCGCTACGGCGACACCTACGGTTATGAGTGGGACATCCCCGCGAAAGGGGCCTGGCGCTATCGAGACTATCTCGTCCGCGCCTTCAACGCCGACATCCCGTTCGACCAGTTGACCCGCGAACAGATCGCCGGCGACCTGCTGGAGCGGCCCAGGCTCGACCCCGCCGGCGAGACGAACGAGTCGCTCATCGGCCCCATGTTCCTCCAGATGGGCGAGAACCGGCACGGCGACAGCGCCCAGTTCGACGGCATCCATCAGGAGATGGTGCACAACAAGATCGACGCCTTCTCCAAGGCCTTTCAGGGGACGACCGTCGGCTGCGCCCGCTGCCACGATCACAAGATCGATGCCGTCTCCCAGCGCGATTACTACGCCCTGGCCGGCGCCTTCATGAGCCCTCGGTGGGTCACCCATACGCTCGACACCCCTGCCCGAGGCGCCCGGGCGCTCGACGAGCTGAGACGGCTGAAGGGCCCGTTGCGCCGGGCTCTCGCGGATTGGTGGCTGGGCGAATCTCGCGGCTGGGCCGGGGAGTTGCTCGCGACGCCATCCCCCTCCGACGCGCCGACCGCCTGGGGGCGAGCCACGTCCGCAGCCGGCGCAGAGCCCCCCTGGGAGCATCCACTGCGGGCCTGGGTCGCGCTCGCCAAGGTGGCCCGTGACAAGGGGGACCTTGCCGCCGCATGGTCCTCGATCGCCGCTGGTTACGCCGGGGAGCACAAAACGCGTGCGGATGACAACGCCTCGAAATTCAAGGTCGTCGCCGACTTCTCCAAGGGGCTTCCCCCGGGTTGGTCGGTCGACGGAGTCGGACTCCGCGACGGGCCCGTCCGTCCCGGAGACTTCGTCGTCGCGCTCGAAGGGCCGGCGGCCCTCGTCGCCGTTCTGCCGGGCGGCCTGTTCACCAATGCGCTCTCGCCCAGGCTCAACGGCGCGCTGAGATCGCCCTATCTGAAGTCGCTTCCCGCCGCCTGGCTGAGCCTGGAGACATGCGGGGCCGAGTTCGCGGCCGAACGCACCGTGGTCGACAACGCGTTCCTTACCGAGCGGCAGGAATATCTCGCGCGGCCCGCCCCGGCCTGGTCGACCGTCCCCCCCCTGCCCGAGCTGGCCGGGCGCAACGTCTACCGCGAGCTGGCGACGAAGACGAGCAACCCGAACTTCCCGCCCCGCGTCGGCCTCGGCGGCGCCTGCACCGACGCGCAGGCGGCCGATCCCAGGAGTTGGTTCGGCGTCACCCGAGCCGTCGTCGGCAGCGCCCAGGGAACGCCCCGCGACGATCTCGCCCAATTCCTCCCGCTCTTC
It encodes:
- the pdxH gene encoding pyridoxamine 5'-phosphate oxidase produces the protein MQPEATSFRKDYTRHTLDERGVDADPIAQLGVWLEEAVLADVPEPNAMTLATATLDGHPSARIVLLRGLDRRGLTFYTNYDSRKGHELAANPHAAIVFFWPTQERQVRVEGRIDRAPAPESDAYFQSRPLASRLGAWASDQSQIIAGRDALEARYADLEKAHPDGDVPRPPHWGGYLLAPTAIEFWQGRASRLHDRLRYELDGEGRWSLQRLSP
- a CDS encoding FAD-dependent oxidoreductase, which encodes MRRRQFLEGCGLGLTGLLAAESGLAPAAMVLDGLAGAEIAADLVIVGAGVGGCAAALAALKAGKTVVMTDPTDWVGGQLTQQAVPPDEHPWIEQFGGNASYFAFRRGVRDYYRRHYPLTAEASARLNLNPGNGTVSKLCHEPRVALAVLTEMLAPYASGGRLIVLLEHEPVAADVQGDRVRAVTVKHSPTGRSRTLVAPYFLDASELGDLLPLAGVEFVTGFEAKGETGDLSAPDVAQPENQQSFTCCFAMDHVQGEDHTVDRPAEYAFWRDYVPKLTPAWPGKLFGDASDPKTLKGRTLIFDPTGEGKGFWNYRRIADARNFAPGTYPGGMTLVNWPQNDYWLGNLIGVTPDEAKAHVARAKQLSLSLLYWLQTEFPRPDGGAGYKGLRLRPDVVGTADGLAKYPYIRESRRIRAEFTVLEKHVGTEARRAALGREDVTAEAFGDSVGIGSYRIDLHPSTGGNNYIDVSSLPFQVPLGSLIPRRVENVLAACKNLGVTHITNGCYRLHPVEWAIGEAAGALAAFCLDRKLSPRAVRNTQPRLREFQASLTARGVELDWPKLTPR
- a CDS encoding serine protease, which translates into the protein MQQRSVVAIGFALALLAAGPGAHAAELPGSGVASPKANAEDDLTIRPTVLIRQGRTVGSGTIIASVAGETLVLTASHVVNGREPIVVELHRYNLGREAEPAAAGARPMAVKGDRVGDDRHGDVAVVRIRGMRALPYVARLTAGDEEPAQGSKVTSVGIDLATNLSRWSTTMRGVAWLDMTQKEEERPFLVTTKAPEHGRSGGGLYQDALLIGVCVGRAEFDEGRTRGVFAGASNIRLVLQERGLMDLIAQSEQIPLADRSASFRRGEIAPGARRIVPVPTAAGSRSHGR
- a CDS encoding ferritin-like domain-containing protein, whose amino-acid sequence is MLNELDREVSSTSEVVDEPAAGRGRRSFLMRSTLAIPAALAMSGVAKAGSLGTLPSLYSGWNSRNFREIGNDEANHVSVLTSLLGANARPKPTFQNLVAGSAAQFAGLSQAFENIGVGAYLRANFFIFDAQTRFIANQIALAEAYHAGYLNTLVNTPVLPNGNSFANGLLVSQVVNAVSPYVASLNGGPAPGYDDVSSAANDINILNFALLLEQLEAEFYSINIPRVFG
- a CDS encoding DUF2721 domain-containing protein, whose protein sequence is MFDGPPSLMPLSASSSSTYATLSAMITPAIFLTANGSLIISTSNRMSRIVDRIRVLNDLGDSIGRGDTKLDYLATRLTHINDQLGRLIWRSDRIRYALTMLYLAFGAFILTSLSLALDVLAGNHRLVALPTLTALVGVTLMLVACLNMVREALEALRSNRREVRFYRELQDRRRADGRDLVPFAPSPPVDGPTSGSKPPPETSILLK
- a CDS encoding PSD1 and planctomycete cytochrome C domain-containing protein encodes the protein MPPEVSRADRGRSARPFLQIGAFAAVLLARVAAAAEDEASRRSFFESKIRPVLAIHCYDCHGASKQAGGLRVDWKGGLIEGGDSGPSVEPGDADGSLLVRVMEHAEPGLEMPQKAPKLPESALKDLRDWVMSGAYDPRDVAPSPEDSGRQEWEAKLGERRSWWSLQPIARPAVPSTRDARWPEGPVDRFVLAKLERAGLAPSAPADRAPLARRLAFVLTGLPPGEDMIRSFVGDSSPEAYERLVDRLLDSPHFGEHWARHWMDVVRYGDTYGYEWDIPAKGAWRYRDYLVRAFNADIPFDQLTREQIAGDLLERPRLDPAGETNESLIGPMFLQMGENRHGDSAQFDGIHQEMVHNKIDAFSKAFQGTTVGCARCHDHKIDAVSQRDYYALAGAFMSPRWVTHTLDTPARGARALDELRRLKGPLRRALADWWLGESRGWAGELLATPSPSDAPTAWGRATSAAGAEPPWEHPLRAWVALAKVARDKGDLAAAWSSIAAGYAGEHKTRADDNASKFKVVADFSKGLPPGWSVDGVGLRDGPVRPGDFVVALEGPAALVAVLPGGLFTNALSPRLNGALRSPYLKSLPAAWLSLETCGAEFAAERTVVDNAFLTERQEYLARPAPAWSTVPPLPELAGRNVYRELATKTSNPNFPPRVGLGGACTDAQAADPRSWFGVTRAVVGSAQGTPRDDLAQFLPLFEGPAPTTLAEVAARYSRWCRASLERWAGDEATDHDAIRLNWLLTQGMLTNRWDGPAPFGIRDLVNAYRAAERLVPDPQTVNGLADLDDGENYRLNVRGEYDKLGAAVPRGYLGVLAEGRSAPEFSDRRSGRLELAERVASADNPLTARVYANRVWQWVFGTGIVATPDDFGKLGDPPSNPELLDWLAARLVDRGWSTKALVRELVLTATFRQGSIAAPGATEVDPGNRLLHHAPLRRLEAESVRDAILAASGRLDLRLSGPTIDPHRANEDPQKRLVSGPLDGDGRRSLYIKSTLMEPPRFLATFNQPPPKIPAGRRDLTNVPAQALALLNDPFVQGQARLWGERLAAGPPASVDARLTTMFNLAFGRPPRADELGRWAGLVDALARGRGVGPHDVPTCAPVWSDVAHTLFNTKEFLYLR